The following are encoded in a window of Amaranthus tricolor cultivar Red isolate AtriRed21 chromosome 2, ASM2621246v1, whole genome shotgun sequence genomic DNA:
- the LOC130805372 gene encoding isocitrate dehydrogenase [NAD] regulatory subunit 1, mitochondrial-like, which translates to MSRQQSLHTLKHLINPSKKSLSTLKSITRSVTYMPRPGDGSTRNVTLIPGDGIGPLVTSAVERVMNAMHAPITFEKYEVRGNMHKIPDGVMESIKENKVCIKGGLMTPVGGGVSSLNVHLRKELDLFASLVHCFNMEGLPTRHKNVDIVVIRENTEGEYAGLEHEVVSGVVESLKVITKFNSERIAKYAFEYAYLNNRKKVTAVHKANIMKLADGLFLESCREIAAQYPTIEYNEIIVDNCCMQLVAKPEQFDVMVTPNLYGNLVANVAAGIAGGTGVMPGGNVGPDHAVFEQGASAGNVGKVEMVEEKKANPVALLLSSAMMLRHLQFPSFADRLETAVKRVIVEGKYRTKDLGGSSSTEEVVDAVIGNLD; encoded by the exons ATGTCTAGACAACAATCTCTACATACCTTAAAACACCTCATAAACCCATCAAAAAAATCCTTGTCCACCCTCAAATCCATCACCCGATCAGTCACATACATGCCTCGTCCCGGTGACGGATCAACACGCAATGTTACGCTGATTCCAGGTGATGGAATCGGCCCATTGGTGACAAGTGCAGTAGAGCGAGTCATGAATGCCATGCACGCTCCTATAACCTTCGAAAAGTACGAGGTACGAGGTAATATGCATAAGATTCCAGATGGGGTTATGGAATCAATTAAGGAAAATAAAGTTTGTATAAAAGGTGGGTTAATGACGCctgttggtggtggtgtaagTTCATTGAATGTGCATTTGAGGAAGGAACTTGATTTATTTGCTTCTTTGGTGCATTGTTTTAATATGGAAGGGCTTCCTACAAGACATAAGAATGTTGATATTGTTGTTATAAGAGAGAATACTGAAGGTGAATATGCTGGATTGGAACATGAGGTTGTTTCTGGTGTTGTGGAGAGTCTTAAG GTGATTACAAAGTTCAACTCTGAACGTATTGCAAAATATGCGTTCGAATATGCTTACTTGAACAACAGAAAGAAAGTGACTGCTGTGCATAAAGCCAACATCATGAAACTCGCAGATGGGCTTTTCTTAGAATCATGTCGGGAAATCGCAGCACAATATCCTACCATCGAGTATAACGAGATTATCGTAGACAATTGCTGCATGCAACTCGTGGCTAAACCCGAGCAGTTTGATGTGATG GTTACCCCTAATCTTTATGGTAATTTAGTTGCAAATGTTGCTGCTGGTATTGCTGGGGGAACTGGGGTCATGCCAGGCG GTAATGTAGGTCCTGATCATGCTGTATTCGAGCAAGGTGCGTCAGCAGGAAACGTAGGGAAAGTGGAAATGGTGGAAGAAAAGAAAGCAAATCCTGTGGCTCTGCTTCTTTCTTCAGCCATGATGTTGCGGCATCTCCAATTCCCGTCATTTGCTGATCGGTTGGAGACTGCTGTTAAGCGTGTAATTGTAGAGGGAAAATACCGAACCAAGGATCTCGGTGGTTCAAGTAGTACTGAAGAGGTCGTTGATGCTGTTATAGGCAATCTGGATTAA